The Pirellulales bacterium genome includes the window CGGACGTGGGCTGCCACTGGTGTGTGATATTCGCCACGACGAGCAGGTGCAGGCGGCGGTCGCCAAGACAGTTGAGACCTTTGGCGGCATCGACATTTGCATCAACAACGCCAGCGCGATCTTCCTGGCGGGCACGCTGGAAACGCCGATGAAGCGTTACGACCCGATGCATCAGGTTAA containing:
- a CDS encoding SDR family NAD(P)-dependent oxidoreductase; protein product: MSLQGKTIFITGASRGIGKAIALRAARDGANIAIAAKTTEPHPKLPGTIYTAAKEMDEAGGRGLPLVCDIRHDEQVQAAVAKTVETFGGIDICINNASAIFLAGTLETPMKRYDPMHQV